In Lycium ferocissimum isolate CSIRO_LF1 chromosome 11, AGI_CSIRO_Lferr_CH_V1, whole genome shotgun sequence, a single genomic region encodes these proteins:
- the LOC132036581 gene encoding G-type lectin S-receptor-like serine/threonine-protein kinase At4g27290 isoform X2, giving the protein MKRFTSFCFFSGNIVSLLFIFSTALDTISKDSPIKDGHTIVSAGGNFELGFFSPGNSKNRYIGIWYKNIPKGKEVVWVANRVNPLNDTSGILTISSKGIALLNSTRDMIWSSNSSTSLRNPVAQLLDSGNLVLKDGSGVNPKDYAWQSFDYPGSTLLPGMKIGRNLATGLYWTLSSWKSSDDPSPGGYVDRLDTSGYPQIILWEGPVIKYSSGIWNGRFFVGGPNVKPNSYYTFEFVNNNKEIYYKYELINTSLPTRLVLNPAGLIQRFLWSEPNQNWFLYSTGQISNCDRYALCGQFARCNINDSPPCDCLRGFQPKYQQEWNAADWSSGCVRRTPLECGTSDRFMKYSSVKLPDTRHSWFDKSIGLEECQMLCLKNSSCTAYSNLDVRDGGSGCLLWFNELVDIREYAELEQDLYVRMAASEIGSGQMGKTRKAIIAIVSTISATVLLGFLSWSAMRRKKRERGERERKDDMEFPLFDLMTISAATNNFSSDNIIGKGGFGPVYRGKLSSGPEIAVKKLSKYSGQGLEELKNEIVLISKLQHRNLVRLLGCCLEGEERMLIYEYMPNNSLDFFVFDEIRKGQLLWEDRFRIAKGISRGLLYLHQDSRLRIIHRDLKTSNILLDSKLNPRISDFGLARIIVIGTYGYMSPEYAVDGKFSVKSDVFSLGVLLLEIVSGRKNRTFCHPDHHHNLIGHAWLLWNEGKALELIDECLNESFVESQVLRCVHVALLCVQKLPLDRPPVASVVFMLSHEEVALPQPKEPGFFIERSTAETDDSNEKRCITYNDLTLTILIPR; this is encoded by the exons ATGAAACGCTTCACTAGTTTCTGTTTCTTTTCTGGCAATATAGTATCATTGCTCTTCATATTTTCCACTGCATTAGACACTATATCTAAGGATAGCCCCATCAAAGATGGCCATACCATAGTTTCAGCTGGTGGCAACTTTGAGCTTGGATTTTTCAGCCCTGGAAATTCCAAGAATCGGTATATCGGTATATGGTACAAGAATATACCTAAGGGCAAAGAAGTAGTGTGGGTTGCCAATAGAGTCAACCCACTGAATGACACTTCTGGCATATTAACGATCAGTAGCAAAGGGATTGCACTACTCAATAGCACCCGAGACATGATTTGGTCGTCGAATTCATCAACCTCTTTGAGGAATCCGGTGGCTCAGCTTTTGGACAGTGGAAATCTTGTCTTAAAAGATGGCAGTGGTGTGAATCCAAAAGACTATGCTTGGCAGAGTTTTGATTATCCAGGTAGTACTTTATTACCGGGCATGAAAATAGGCCGAAATTTAGCCACTGGCCTTTATTGGACTCTTTCATCCTGGAAGAGCAGCGATGATCCTTCTCCAGGAGGATATGTGGATCGCCTCGACACTAGTGGTTATCCACAAATCATCTTGTGGGAAGGTCCTGTAATAAAGTATAGCTCGGGAATATGGAATGGACGTTTTTTTGTTGGCGGACCAAATGTGAAACCAAATTCTTATTATACATTTGAGTTTGTGAATAATAACAAGGAGATTTACTATAAATATGAGCTTATCAATACTTCTCTTCCCACCAGGTTGGTCTTAAATCCGGCAGGCCTAATTCAACGATTCTTATGGAGCGAACCGAACCAGAACTGGTTCCTTTACTCTACTGGACAGATATCCAATTGCGACCGTTATGCCTTGTGTGGTCAATTTGCACGGTGCAACATTAACGACTCCCCTCCGTGCGATTGCTTGAGAGGATTTCAGCCTAAATATCAACAAGAATGGAATGCAGCAGATTGGTCTAGTGGGTGCGTGCGAAGAACTCCATTGGAATGTGGAACAAGTGACAGGTTTATGAAATACTCGAGCGTGAAATTGCCAGATACACGTCATTCTTGGTTCGATAAGAGCATTGGCCTTGAGGAATGCCAAATGTTGTGTCTGAAAAACAGTTCGTGTACTGCATATTCCAATCTTGATGTCAGAGATGGTGGGAGTGGATGCTTACTGTGGTTTAACGAACTCGTTGATATCAGGGAATATGCTGAACTTGAGCAAGATCTCTATGTCAGGATGGCTGCATCAGAAATAG GTTCAGGACAAATGGGAAAGACAAGAAAAGCAATCATTGCGATTGTATCAACAATTTCAGCAACCGTCCTTCTTGGTTTTCTATCTTGGTCTGCTATGCgcagaaagaaaagggaaagag GAGAACGAGAAAGAAAGGATGATATGgagtttcctttgtttgatTTGATGACTATTTCTGCTGCAACTAATAATTTCTCATCTGATAATATCATTGGAAAGGGTGGTTTTGGACCTGTTTATAGG GGAAAATTATCATCTGGCCCAGAAATAGCAGTGAAGAAGCTCTCCAAATATTCTGGACAAGGtcttgaagagttgaagaatgAAATTGTTCTGATTTCAAAACTTCAACATAGAAACCTAGTTAGGCTTCTAGGTTGTTGTCTTGAAGGGGAAGAGAGGATGCTAATTTATGAATATATGCCAAACAATAGCTTGGACTTCTTCGTCTTTG ATGAGATCAGGAAGGGACAACTTCTGTGGGAAGATCGCTTTCGTATTGCTAAGGGAATATCAAGGGGGCTTCTTTATCTTCACCAGGACTCCAGATTAAGGATCATACATAGAGATCTAAAGACTAGCAACATTTTACTGGACAGCAAATTGAATCCCAGAATTTCAGACTTTGGACTGGCTAGGATTATTG TAATAGGGACATA TGGCTATATGTCTCCAGAATACGCAGTCGATGGGAAATTTTCAGTGAAATCAGATGTCTTCAGTCTTGGTGTTCTTCTACTAGAAATAGTAAGCGGAAGAAAGAACAGAACATTTTGTCATCCAGATCACCATCATAATCTTATTGGACAT GCTTGGTTATTATGGAATGAAGGAAAGGCCTTGGAACTAATCGATGAATGTTTGAATGAATCGTTTGTGGAATCCCAAGTTTTAAGATGCGTTCATGTGGCGCTATTATGTGTTCAAAAACTACCGTTAGACAGACCACCAGTGGCATCCGTGGTTTTCATGTTGAGCCATGAAGAAGTGGCATTACCTCAACCAAAGGAGCCCGGTTTCTTCATAGAGAGGAGTACAGCTGAAACAGATGATTCAAATGAGAAAAGATGCATCACTTACAATGATTTGACATTAACAATTCTTATACCAAGATAG
- the LOC132036581 gene encoding G-type lectin S-receptor-like serine/threonine-protein kinase At4g27290 isoform X1: MKRFTSFCFFSGNIVSLLFIFSTALDTISKDSPIKDGHTIVSAGGNFELGFFSPGNSKNRYIGIWYKNIPKGKEVVWVANRVNPLNDTSGILTISSKGIALLNSTRDMIWSSNSSTSLRNPVAQLLDSGNLVLKDGSGVNPKDYAWQSFDYPGSTLLPGMKIGRNLATGLYWTLSSWKSSDDPSPGGYVDRLDTSGYPQIILWEGPVIKYSSGIWNGRFFVGGPNVKPNSYYTFEFVNNNKEIYYKYELINTSLPTRLVLNPAGLIQRFLWSEPNQNWFLYSTGQISNCDRYALCGQFARCNINDSPPCDCLRGFQPKYQQEWNAADWSSGCVRRTPLECGTSDRFMKYSSVKLPDTRHSWFDKSIGLEECQMLCLKNSSCTAYSNLDVRDGGSGCLLWFNELVDIREYAELEQDLYVRMAASEIGSGQMGKTRKAIIAIVSTISATVLLGFLSWSAMRRKKRERGERERKDDMEFPLFDLMTISAATNNFSSDNIIGKGGFGPVYRGKLSSGPEIAVKKLSKYSGQGLEELKNEIVLISKLQHRNLVRLLGCCLEGEERMLIYEYMPNNSLDFFVFDEIRKGQLLWEDRFRIAKGISRGLLYLHQDSRLRIIHRDLKTSNILLDSKLNPRISDFGLARIIGGDQNESRTKRVIGTYGYMSPEYAVDGKFSVKSDVFSLGVLLLEIVSGRKNRTFCHPDHHHNLIGHAWLLWNEGKALELIDECLNESFVESQVLRCVHVALLCVQKLPLDRPPVASVVFMLSHEEVALPQPKEPGFFIERSTAETDDSNEKRCITYNDLTLTILIPR, from the exons ATGAAACGCTTCACTAGTTTCTGTTTCTTTTCTGGCAATATAGTATCATTGCTCTTCATATTTTCCACTGCATTAGACACTATATCTAAGGATAGCCCCATCAAAGATGGCCATACCATAGTTTCAGCTGGTGGCAACTTTGAGCTTGGATTTTTCAGCCCTGGAAATTCCAAGAATCGGTATATCGGTATATGGTACAAGAATATACCTAAGGGCAAAGAAGTAGTGTGGGTTGCCAATAGAGTCAACCCACTGAATGACACTTCTGGCATATTAACGATCAGTAGCAAAGGGATTGCACTACTCAATAGCACCCGAGACATGATTTGGTCGTCGAATTCATCAACCTCTTTGAGGAATCCGGTGGCTCAGCTTTTGGACAGTGGAAATCTTGTCTTAAAAGATGGCAGTGGTGTGAATCCAAAAGACTATGCTTGGCAGAGTTTTGATTATCCAGGTAGTACTTTATTACCGGGCATGAAAATAGGCCGAAATTTAGCCACTGGCCTTTATTGGACTCTTTCATCCTGGAAGAGCAGCGATGATCCTTCTCCAGGAGGATATGTGGATCGCCTCGACACTAGTGGTTATCCACAAATCATCTTGTGGGAAGGTCCTGTAATAAAGTATAGCTCGGGAATATGGAATGGACGTTTTTTTGTTGGCGGACCAAATGTGAAACCAAATTCTTATTATACATTTGAGTTTGTGAATAATAACAAGGAGATTTACTATAAATATGAGCTTATCAATACTTCTCTTCCCACCAGGTTGGTCTTAAATCCGGCAGGCCTAATTCAACGATTCTTATGGAGCGAACCGAACCAGAACTGGTTCCTTTACTCTACTGGACAGATATCCAATTGCGACCGTTATGCCTTGTGTGGTCAATTTGCACGGTGCAACATTAACGACTCCCCTCCGTGCGATTGCTTGAGAGGATTTCAGCCTAAATATCAACAAGAATGGAATGCAGCAGATTGGTCTAGTGGGTGCGTGCGAAGAACTCCATTGGAATGTGGAACAAGTGACAGGTTTATGAAATACTCGAGCGTGAAATTGCCAGATACACGTCATTCTTGGTTCGATAAGAGCATTGGCCTTGAGGAATGCCAAATGTTGTGTCTGAAAAACAGTTCGTGTACTGCATATTCCAATCTTGATGTCAGAGATGGTGGGAGTGGATGCTTACTGTGGTTTAACGAACTCGTTGATATCAGGGAATATGCTGAACTTGAGCAAGATCTCTATGTCAGGATGGCTGCATCAGAAATAG GTTCAGGACAAATGGGAAAGACAAGAAAAGCAATCATTGCGATTGTATCAACAATTTCAGCAACCGTCCTTCTTGGTTTTCTATCTTGGTCTGCTATGCgcagaaagaaaagggaaagag GAGAACGAGAAAGAAAGGATGATATGgagtttcctttgtttgatTTGATGACTATTTCTGCTGCAACTAATAATTTCTCATCTGATAATATCATTGGAAAGGGTGGTTTTGGACCTGTTTATAGG GGAAAATTATCATCTGGCCCAGAAATAGCAGTGAAGAAGCTCTCCAAATATTCTGGACAAGGtcttgaagagttgaagaatgAAATTGTTCTGATTTCAAAACTTCAACATAGAAACCTAGTTAGGCTTCTAGGTTGTTGTCTTGAAGGGGAAGAGAGGATGCTAATTTATGAATATATGCCAAACAATAGCTTGGACTTCTTCGTCTTTG ATGAGATCAGGAAGGGACAACTTCTGTGGGAAGATCGCTTTCGTATTGCTAAGGGAATATCAAGGGGGCTTCTTTATCTTCACCAGGACTCCAGATTAAGGATCATACATAGAGATCTAAAGACTAGCAACATTTTACTGGACAGCAAATTGAATCCCAGAATTTCAGACTTTGGACTGGCTAGGATTATTGGTGGGGATCAAAATGAATCAAGAACAAAGCGAGTAATAGGGACATA TGGCTATATGTCTCCAGAATACGCAGTCGATGGGAAATTTTCAGTGAAATCAGATGTCTTCAGTCTTGGTGTTCTTCTACTAGAAATAGTAAGCGGAAGAAAGAACAGAACATTTTGTCATCCAGATCACCATCATAATCTTATTGGACAT GCTTGGTTATTATGGAATGAAGGAAAGGCCTTGGAACTAATCGATGAATGTTTGAATGAATCGTTTGTGGAATCCCAAGTTTTAAGATGCGTTCATGTGGCGCTATTATGTGTTCAAAAACTACCGTTAGACAGACCACCAGTGGCATCCGTGGTTTTCATGTTGAGCCATGAAGAAGTGGCATTACCTCAACCAAAGGAGCCCGGTTTCTTCATAGAGAGGAGTACAGCTGAAACAGATGATTCAAATGAGAAAAGATGCATCACTTACAATGATTTGACATTAACAATTCTTATACCAAGATAG